The segment TTACTTTCTTCTAAAAGATAATCAAATAATTTCTCATCGTAATTTTGTGCTAAATTTCTAACTTGTCCTAAAGTTTCAAAATATTCTTCTAAATCCTGCAATAATTTATCTTTTAGCATTTATTTCCTTTTTAATTATTTATAGTTTATTATATAACATTGTGCTTAAAAACAAATATAATTAGCATGGATTACACATATCATAAAAAATCAGAAATTTTATAATTTTCATATATTTTAAATTTTTATAAAAATAATATAATTTTAGCAAAAATCCAAAGATTAAATACTTTTGAGACTTGTAAAAAAACTTTTTAACTTTTTTAATACTTAAAATATCCAAAAACTATTAAACACTGTTAAAAGATATGTAAATATGAATTTTGATTTTAATTTAATATTTAAAAAATATTTTTGTAAAATTATATAAATAATATTTTATAGGAATACACAATGAATAAGATTGATAATATTGCAAATTTTTTAGATAGCAACTCTAAAAAATGTTTAGCTATAAATGGGTCTTGGGGCATAGGTAAAACTTATTTATGGAAACAAGTTGAAAATAAACTTTCTGAAATAAATGCAGATAAAAAGATTGTTTATATAGATCTTTTTGGCAAAGAAAGTTATAAGCAGATATTAGAAGAAATAGTTTTTAAAATTCATGGAAACTACAATAAAATAATGAATACTTTTTCACAAATTGCAACCAAAATTGCAAAAATAAAATCTGCCGGAACAATTAACATTAACCCTGATGCTATTTTCTCATTTTTAAAAAAAGAAGATTTTAAAAAAGTTATTGTGTGTTTTGATAACATAGAAAGAAGAACTGATAATCTTTCTTTGAAAGAAATTTTAGGACTTGTAAATTTACTTAAAGAAGAAAAAGAATGTAATGTTGTTGTGATTTTTCACGAGAAAGAACTAAAAGAACAAGATGATAATTTGACTGAAAATAATAAAGAAGAAGAGACTGAACAAGATTTTAATAGTTGGTATCAAAAAGCTAAAGAAGAACAAACCAAACAATATAATAGTAAAAACTGGTATCAAATATACAAAGAAAAGGTTATTGATTGTGAAATAACGATAAAAAACAATGATGAAATAGCAAAGGCAATCATAAAAGATAGAATAAATAAATATACTAAAATTACAGATGAGATAAGAAATATTATTGAAAATATTATTTTCGAAAGATATAAAGAACAATGCAATGGAAATCTAAGATTGCTATATCATGTGTTAGAGCATATAGATTATTTTAACAAGCATTGTTTTTTATTGTTTTGCAAGTATGAAAATAAAAAAACATTTTCAGATGCTCTAAAATTAAGTTATAAATCATTAATATCTAAAACTAAAAAATATCTTTCTATTAAAATAGAAGAAAATGATTTATCTTCAAGCTACCATCTTTACGAAAAATACCTAAAAAATATGTTTTATTTAAGTAAAGAAGAAAAATACCAACTAAGACGCGATTTTTATCAAACTTTAAAAATTGATCTTTATTATAAACTTCAAAACTGCAAGATAGAATATTTGGTAGGTAATTTAAGTGATAAACAATTTGTAAAAGATATTGAAAATTCACTCCTAAAAATAGATTTTTATTCAAAAAATGGAATGACACACTATCCTTATGGTTTTTATCAAAACTTACTTTCAACTTACACACAAATTACAAAGAAAAAATTAAGCAACATAGAAGAAAAAATCAATCAGCACTATATAGAAGCTCTTGTTATGGAAGAATTAGAATTTGATTTTCGCGATGATTATAAATCAGATAAAGATTTTTTAAAATTATTAAAAGATGAAAAATGGAAGCGTTGTTATGAAGATACCAAAGAAAAATATAAAATAAGCAAGTATGAAAGTATTAATGCTTTTATTAATAGCTATGAGAATATAGAAAGTAGTTTTTATCCCGAAGCGATCAAGCAATATAATTTTTTTAAAAAAGAAGAATTAGTACAGCTATTTAAAAATAATAACAATTTTTGTAGGAAATTTTTTAATCATTTTTCTATGAATATGGTTGCAAGTCATAAATTTGATGATGATTTAAATAATAATTTATTTCAAGCTTATTTAGATTTTTTAGATTTAGATGAAAATAAAATAAAAAAAAGTGTTGTTTTAGAATATATAAATTCACAAAATAGTGTATTAAGAAAGCTACTAATAGAAAATAATCACTAGCTTTAAAAATAAAATCTTTTCATTGCTTTATACAGTTTTTTGTTAAATTCTTAAAATTAGATTATTTTAATCAAAGTACTATTTAAATTTAAGTTTTCGCAAAAAGCTTACAAAGCTTACAAAATTCAAACATTCATAGTCAGAAGACCAATAAAACTTGATGTAGATTTTTAAAAATAAAATTGCTATAATACGCGATCGTCACGGCAAGTAAAATCCGTTCGAGCTTGCCAAAATTACACAAATAATAACTAAACACCACTTCCTTAACATAACCTAACAAAACAAGCTCATAAATCGATTTTAATTATTTAATGCTAGGTTGATATTACTTTATAGTAGATTTTTGATTTTAGGCTTGTTTTTGTTTGTTTTTAGTGGTATTTAATTGCAATAAAATCTTTATAATATTTTCAAAGTCTTTAACATCTTCATTTAATAAAGCACATTTATTACTTAATATGGCATATTTATAAGCATTGATAATATCTAAATCAGGATATTTTTCTTGTAAGCTTTTTATTTTACTTGATTGCTTTACTCTAGCAAGTTTTGATTTATAGAGATTTTTATATTTATCATAAAGTGAAGAGCTAATGCCAATTAAAGCACCTTCATTTTTAGCTTCTTTAAAGACTCTTAAGACAAATTTGATACAGCCATTTTTTCTGTTAATGCGTCTTGTATCATAAGGATTTTTTAAAGAATATTTAGTGCAATTTACTACCCAAGTGTGAATTATTTTTTCTAATCTATCACTTTTGTTTTGCGAAGGAGTTTCATCTAGTTTTATCTCATCTTTAGGATTATCAGCAGATACAGTTTTTTTGAAAAATATATTTTTAAACACAGAATAACTTGCCTTTTTTAACAAAAATTTATAATATTTTATCATACAAAAATTACAAAATCATAACATTTTTATTTTTTAAAAAAACACAGCAAATCTCAAAAAAATCTCAAAAAAACACTAAAGGTAACGAAAACATATAATCTAATACTTACGAAGTAATGTATTGCAAAAACGATTATTTTTAACAAAAATGACAAATTTTATAAAAATCTATAAAAAATACACCAAAAATTTATCAAAATATACGAAATATATACTTTTTAGGCTAAAGGTAACGAAAACGACATATCTGCTTAGCATGGTGTAGTGATTATTTTAAAAATTAGAGTATTTTATACGAAATATATACTTTTTTACATTAAAGGTAACGAAAATGGTATATCTGCTTAGCATGGAGTAGTGATTGTTTTAAAATGGGCTATTTTTGATAAATTTTAACCTATAAAACTCCAAAAAGAAAGCTTTAAAATACAGCTTAAAATTTCCATTTTACTAAACTTTTTATCAAAACAAAAAAAGGTAAGATTTTTTGAAAAAATTAACTTGTATTTTTTTGGATATTTTTTTATAACTTTAATAAAATGAAGATATATTTTAAGAAAAAATGAGAGTATTTTTAAGCTAGCGATCCAACTAAAATAGATTTCATTTGTATAAAAAATAAAAAAGATAAAATCAGATTAATTTTTATTTTAATATCAATCATGATCACCTCCTTATAATTTAATAAAATATAAAAAGGATCGCAGCTCCAGCTTTAAAAATACTAAGTGATATAATTTTATAATAATTTTAAATTAAAATAATTTTTTTATATTTTTGATAAAAAGATTAAGATGTATATAAAATAATATTTGCTTAATCCTAAAAGCAAAAAACCGAAAAAGCCGAGAAACCATTATTTTACCAATGCTAATAATTATAAAATTTCATATGTTTTAATGGTTTAACTAATTTTAAAGCCTTATGAATAAAATAAATAAATTATAATGTATTTAGTTTATACTGTCTTCTTTTAATAAAAAAAAGAAATAGAGAATGAATTAGCAATTGAATATAAAAAAGTAAAATGTATTTTTTATTTTATTCTTTTTTTAAATATTTTTATAAAAGTCAATTTCTTTTTTAGATTATAATGATAAATTATATTATTTTAATATGGAGTATTAAAAATTAATTTTTGAGAAAAAAACCGCTACCAAAACCGCTCCCTGAGTTTTTTAAAAATTTTAGAAAGTAGCTTCAAAGCATGGTGGTGCGGATGAAAGGACTTGAACCTTCACGCATTGCTGCACCAGATCCTAAGTCTGGCGTGTCTGCCAATTTCACCACATCCGCAAAAGTGGTACGCTCAAGAGGATTCGAACCTCTGACCTACGGCTTAGAAGGCCGTTGCTCTATCCAGCTGAGCTATGAGCGCATAAAAATAAAAGTAACAATAGGCTTATGGTGCGCCCGATAGGAATCGAACCCATAACCTACAGATCCGAAGTCTGTTGCTCTATCCAGTTGAGCTACGAGCGCTGATGGGGTGAGTGATGGGAATCGAACCCACGACCCTCAGGACCACAATCTGATGCTCTAACCGACTGAGCTACACTCACCATTTATAAAAATGGTCGGGGTGAAAGGATTCGAACCTTCGGCCCCTTGGTCCCAAACCAAGTGCGCTAACCAGACTGCGCTACACCCCGATGTACAAAAATAAAGCGTTATTCTACATAAAAAAATATTAAAAGTCAAGATAAAAAAATATTTAGCATAAAAAATGCTAAATATTTTAAGA is part of the Campylobacter sp. CNRCH_2014_0184h genome and harbors:
- a CDS encoding KAP family NTPase: MNKIDNIANFLDSNSKKCLAINGSWGIGKTYLWKQVENKLSEINADKKIVYIDLFGKESYKQILEEIVFKIHGNYNKIMNTFSQIATKIAKIKSAGTININPDAIFSFLKKEDFKKVIVCFDNIERRTDNLSLKEILGLVNLLKEEKECNVVVIFHEKELKEQDDNLTENNKEEETEQDFNSWYQKAKEEQTKQYNSKNWYQIYKEKVIDCEITIKNNDEIAKAIIKDRINKYTKITDEIRNIIENIIFERYKEQCNGNLRLLYHVLEHIDYFNKHCFLLFCKYENKKTFSDALKLSYKSLISKTKKYLSIKIEENDLSSSYHLYEKYLKNMFYLSKEEKYQLRRDFYQTLKIDLYYKLQNCKIEYLVGNLSDKQFVKDIENSLLKIDFYSKNGMTHYPYGFYQNLLSTYTQITKKKLSNIEEKINQHYIEALVMEELEFDFRDDYKSDKDFLKLLKDEKWKRCYEDTKEKYKISKYESINAFINSYENIESSFYPEAIKQYNFFKKEELVQLFKNNNNFCRKFFNHFSMNMVASHKFDDDLNNNLFQAYLDFLDLDENKIKKSVVLEYINSQNSVLRKLLIENNH